A DNA window from Ranitomeya imitator isolate aRanImi1 chromosome 2, aRanImi1.pri, whole genome shotgun sequence contains the following coding sequences:
- the SLC10A3 gene encoding P3 protein, with protein sequence MPYSLLLLSLYVLSIASPQPLTGTGAPPDSRPLGQRLTFRTPPSPTPPSLSSPAYLQIGDGCCLQFDFPEHSTGVIVISVDTAALSAQLSVRSLDTAVLQILNVSRAPEGLPDKFLAHFRSEMPGTAPLHLKLKLLESVLEERDDFSIRVVANADAPDNGGFSASHFSESPLLYALLPLLFINKCAFGCKVDLEILKSLIKRPYPVLLGIVGQFVLMPLYAYLLSLVLGLSQPLALGLVVTCSSPGGGGGYLYSLLLGGDVTLAISMTLVSTVAAVGLMPASSSLYGLFLGVHHTLHIPFLKIFATLLFIAVPISTGMVIKWRFPQVSKLLLLVIKPFSVVLMVGGLFMAYQMGSSLLSQVPPILIVAGVSVPLVGLTTGYVLAYLLKIPIAQRRTVSIEVGVQNSLLALAVLQLSFQRAEADLSSQAPFLVALSGTSEMLLLVLLHFAYRKFKDNT encoded by the coding sequence ATGCCGTATTCCCTGCTCCTGCTGTCGCTGTACGTCCTGTCCATCGCGTCACCGCAGCCGCTGACCGGGACCGGTGCACCGCCGGACAGTCGCCCTCTCGGCCAGCGCCTCACCTTCCGCACACCGCCCTCGCCCACTCCGCCCTCCTTATCTTCCCCGGCTTATCTGCAGATTGGCGACGGCTGCTGCCTCCAGTTTGACTTTCCAGAACACAGCACAGGCGTGATCGTGATCAGCGTGGACACGGCCGCCCTCAGCGCCCAGCTCAGCGTCCGCTCCCTGGACACCGCCGTCCTACAGATCCTTAATGTGAGTCGTGCCCCCGAGGGATTGCCGGATAAGTTCCTGGCACACTTCCGCTCGGAGATGCCCGGGACGGCTCCGCTCCACCTAAAGCTGAAGCTTCTCGAATCCGTACTGGAAGAACGAGACGACTTCTCCATCCGCGTGGTGGCCAATGCCGACGCTCCGGATAATGGAGGATTTTCCGCCAGTCACTTCTCGGAAAGCCCGCTGCTGTACGCTCTCCTACCCCTCCTCTTCATCAATAAATGTGCCTTTGGATGTAAAGTGGACCTGGAGATACTGAAAAGCCTAATCAAGCGCCCCTACCCGGTCCTACTCGGCATTGTGGGCCAATTTGTTCTCATGCCACTTTATGCCTACCTCCTCTCCTTGGTTTTGGGACTTTCTCAGCCCTTGGCGCTCGGACTGGTGGTTACCTGCTCTTCGCCCGGTGGCGGCGGTGGATACCTATACAGCCTCTTGCTGGGTGGAGATGTTACATTGGCGATATCAATGACGTTGGTGTCCACGGTGGCGGCGGTGGGCTTGATGCCAGCCTCCTCCTCCCTGTATGGACTCTTCTTGGGGGTCCACCACACATTGCACATTCCTTTTCTAAAGATCTTTGCCACATTGCTGTTCATTGCTGTGCCAATTTCCACCGGGATGGTGATAAAGTGGCGCTTTCCACAAGTGTCCAAGCTTCTCCTCCTAGTGATAAAGCCTTTCAGTGTTGTGCTGATGGTGGGGGGTCTTTTCATGGCCTATCAGATGGGCTCATCCCTACTGAGCCAGGTGCCTCCCATACTGATTGTAGCAGGGGTCAGCGTGCCGCTGGTGGGTCTTACCACTGGATATGTGCTGGCGTACTTGTTAAAGATACCTATTGCCCAGCGTCGGACGGTCAGCATTGAAGTCGGGGTGCAGAACAGTCTTCTAGCCCTGGCCGTTCTTCAGCTCTCGTTCCAACGGGCTGAAGCCGATCTCTCATCTCAGGCACCTTTTCTGGTGGCCCTAAGTGGCACCTCAGAAATGTTACTTCTGGTCCTGTTACACTTTGCCTACAGAAAGTTTAAAGACAACACCTGA